A genomic window from Streptomyces sp. NBC_01429 includes:
- the miaA gene encoding tRNA (adenosine(37)-N6)-dimethylallyltransferase MiaA: protein MRSAATAPRVIAVVGPTAAGKSDLGVHLARQLGGEVVNADSMQLYRGMDIGTAKLTTEERAGVPHHLLDIWDVTEAASVAEYQKRARTEIDRLLAAGRTPVLVGGSGLYVRGAIDALDFPGTDPGVRARLEAELTLRGSGALHARLAAADPQAGRAILPSNGRRIVRALEVIEITGKPFTANLPGHEAVYDTVQIGVDVARPELDERIARRVDRMWDEGLVDEVRDLETRGLREGRTASRALGYQQVLAALAGECTDEEARFETVRATKRFARRQDSWFRRDSRVHWLGGGTEQRGELPDLALALVERAVTA, encoded by the coding sequence GTGAGAAGCGCAGCTACCGCACCGCGGGTCATCGCCGTCGTCGGTCCCACCGCGGCCGGCAAGTCAGATCTCGGCGTTCACCTCGCCCGGCAACTCGGCGGTGAGGTCGTCAACGCCGACTCCATGCAGCTCTACCGGGGGATGGACATCGGCACGGCCAAGTTGACGACCGAGGAACGTGCCGGCGTCCCGCACCATCTCCTCGACATCTGGGACGTCACCGAGGCCGCCAGCGTCGCCGAGTACCAGAAGCGGGCCCGGACGGAGATCGACCGGCTGCTCGCGGCGGGCCGTACCCCCGTGCTGGTGGGAGGCTCCGGGCTGTACGTACGCGGCGCCATCGACGCGCTCGACTTCCCCGGTACCGACCCCGGGGTACGGGCCCGGCTGGAGGCGGAGCTGACCCTGCGCGGCTCCGGCGCGCTGCACGCGCGGCTGGCCGCCGCCGACCCGCAGGCGGGCCGCGCGATCCTGCCCAGCAACGGCCGCCGGATCGTCCGGGCGCTGGAGGTGATCGAGATCACCGGCAAGCCCTTCACCGCCAATCTGCCCGGCCACGAAGCCGTCTACGACACCGTGCAGATCGGCGTCGACGTCGCCCGCCCGGAGCTGGACGAGCGGATCGCGCGGCGCGTCGACCGGATGTGGGACGAGGGGCTCGTCGACGAAGTGCGCGACCTGGAGACCCGGGGACTGCGCGAGGGGCGCACCGCCTCGCGCGCCCTCGGCTACCAGCAGGTGCTCGCGGCGCTCGCGGGCGAGTGCACCGACGAGGAGGCGCGCTTCGAGACCGTACGCGCCACCAAACGCTTCGCGCGCCGCCAGGATTCGTGGTTCCGCCGCGACTCACGCGTGCACTGGCTGGGCGGCGGAACCGAGCAACGGGGGGAACTCCCCGACCTGGCGCTGGCGTTGGTCGAACGAGCGGTTACAGCCTGA
- a CDS encoding antitoxin, with product MGFLDSLKAKIGPARDKVTDLAQQHGDKIEQGLDKAARTVDEKTKGKYSDKIGTGTDKAKGALDKLAHKDDGTPPPPAASS from the coding sequence ATGGGCTTCCTGGATTCACTGAAGGCCAAGATCGGTCCGGCCCGTGACAAGGTCACCGACCTCGCGCAGCAGCACGGGGACAAGATCGAGCAGGGACTGGACAAGGCTGCCCGTACGGTCGACGAGAAGACCAAGGGCAAGTACAGCGACAAGATCGGTACCGGCACGGACAAGGCGAAGGGCGCCCTGGACAAGCTCGCCCACAAGGACGACGGAACTCCCCCGCCGCCCGCCGCCTCCTCTTGA